A window from Salvelinus fontinalis isolate EN_2023a chromosome 8, ASM2944872v1, whole genome shotgun sequence encodes these proteins:
- the cfap276 gene encoding cilia- and flagella-associated protein 276 produces the protein MPLTRDPFPFPKTENDYSLTGARQCQKEPFDKPTHIAQNDEPWSCLNDRATLASIRRNVRYHDRQAPKDSLDFHLKSTYDHHQEFLSSKNQTLYQRETFTDDHGRTLKNRGKHEAPLCETKKEVKVWMNSQKSSIYSIEGTIESHHNASTNRGYSRKHDGGFYST, from the exons ATGCCACTAACGAGAGATCCCTTTCCTTTTCCTAAAACTGAGAACGACTACTCATTGACTGGGGCAAGGCAATGTCAG AAAGAGCCATTTGATAAACCAACTCATATAGCTCAAAATGACGAACCGTGGAGTTGTCTAAATGACAGGGCTACTCTAGCCAGCATCAGAAGGAATGTCCGGTATCATGACCGGCAG GCACCTAAAGACAGCCTAGACTTCCATCTGAAATCAACCTATGACCACCACCAGGAGTTCCTCAGTAGTAAGAACCAGACCTTATACCAGAGGGAGACTTTTACTGACGACCATGG GAGGACTCTGAAGAACCGTGGAAAACATGAAGCGCCCTTGTGTGAAACCAAGAAAGAAGTCAAAGTATGGATGAACTCACAGAAGTCTTCCATCTACAGCATTGAGGGAACAATAG AATCTCATCACAATGCCTCTACTAACAGGGGATACTCCAGGAAGCACGATGGGGGATTCTACTCCACCTAA